The genomic region atatatatatatatatatacatatatatatatatatatatatatatatatatatcattctaTAAAGTGAGTATATAAATTATGAAAAGGGGGAAGGGaagggagtatatatatatatatatatatatatatatatatatatatatatatatatatatatatatatatatatatatatatatattcatgtataATTTGCCGAAAAGATAACATAAATATCTTAAATTGACAATAAAAGTTGTATCATTTTTTCTCGATACATGAAAAGGGTTACCAACTATGTGTATTATTATATATagaaataattaaaaattaattacaTTTTCAGAATAAATTCAATTGAGGTAATATTGTCTAGGTGGCGTTTACACGACGATGACAAAGCTGTCACGTGTCCACATAAAAAGCCGCACGTTGATAATATTACCTAAATGTAACATTATTAGAAATCATAATTCTTTTCTGGTCCAAATTAAAGTACATTGTCCTTTATATGCATTAGTAAAATTGATATTACCTTTATTGTCAATttgaatacttttttttttttttttttttttttttttttgaaagggatcaattttttttattaatactttATGTTAAATTTTAAGGCTataaacatttatatttatattttgagTATGTTCAAAGTTTAACTTTCATTATTACGGAGTAGTAAAGATACTAATATCACACAATTCACAAATACGTTTATTCGTCAGAACGCTTTGGAAAACTTGATTTGAATCGTAAAATTGAATTTTTAAGCTAGAGAGTACTCCACCAAACAAAAGTTAGAAAATGTTCATTTTATAGCCCATATTTAATACTACGTATTTAATTTAATAGTAAAAATTAAGATATCAACTAGGATATTACTGCATTTTTATAAACAAGAGATGCAATAATTGAAGCACAAGTAGCACTAAAGTATTAGACACGTTTTCCACCAGACAAACATTGGGTTCTCATCCAAACCATGACTACTACCTTCAAATTAAACAAACTCATTACCAACTTTTATcctaatttaattatttataatataatatgattTGTTCAAATTGCAAATTACAACGTTTGACACAACTTTAATAGTTAATTTCAAGCAAAACATATCCCACTACTTGTTTCTATTAGGATGTTGTGCACAAAAATCGTATAGGtaaacttatattatttttcttGTTCAAGTTATATGGGGAAGTTAAATGTTTTTATTCCGGACACGATTTTACCGGATTATTTTGTGATCGTTTCAGATTCTTTTCCTCTATCCTCATTGTGAAGTTTGAAGTTGATTCATCTTGCAagaatattatgataataataaaatatacaACATTTAAATAACATAAAGACAAAGTACCTTAAACCCGCATCAGAAAAATATGTAATTTATGTTTACCGGTTCAATTATTTAATAAACTAGACCTTTAAGTAAGTTAAGGTTAGAATATAAAAATGTTTATATTGTCAATTTGGTTCACTTTACTGTAAAgatgtttattattattgttagaaaaaACATATCCACATGAAAAAAGAAGATAAAAGGACATGAAAAGGAATAAAAAACTGAAATAAACTCCAAAAAAGAAGCTCTGCAGCAGCTGCACTTGAACAAATCACACAACTCAGAAGTATAATTGTACCTTTCACAAACAAATCAACCAGAACATTCATATTTCAGCCCTGTTTGTATTCAATCTAAAAACAAGTAGCTATGCATACATTTATATATAGACCCCAATTATTCACATACAAATAAGgcaataattttattttattaaaaaaaaaagatatctGTAATTTGTTTTAGATAAGTAAATTCAAGCTCATTAAGCAATATTAATAATTACATATATCAATCAGATCTGAATCATCTGATTTACGTTTAAGATTTCAATTCAACTTAACTTCATCAACAAAAcagagtaaaaaaaaaaatacgtacatataattatataaaccGAGTTCGTTTGTGAATCATAAAATAAGTTGAATTCGAATAAGTCTCGTGATAATTACTAAAAATCTACAAATTATTACTGCTATTGCTACACCTTCTCTTATTTTTTTGATTGATCAATTCAAAACTCGATCTGAAGAACATATCAATCTCCTCCCGCGCTAAAAACTCCACAAAATCAAATTCAGATACTTTTCTCTTACAGCCTGAAACTGATTGCTTCGGTTTTTTAGGAGCACCGGGACAGATAACGATACTCGGAATTCGATTCTTGGATGACGTCGGCGTGTGACAGGTTTCATCATCTTCGTCTAATTGAAGCGTGCATGAGTCTTCAGATAATGATTCGCTAATTTGTGTTTCTGGAACTTTGATTTTCAATGAGGCGAGTCGAATTGGCAGTAAATCGTGACGTAATTGTAAGTCCGTCGACATGATAACGTGACGGTGGTTTACGGTGGTCGATTAGGGTTTAATATGGTGAAGACGATATGGAGGTGGATCGGAATGGGTTTGTGAGTCGTGACCGTTTATATGTAATTTATAGAGACGAAAAGGTGTTGTTTCCAGATATAGAATTGTGAATTATAGAGAGGTAGTTGATTAATGAGCTGTACGTTGTGCTGTAATAGTTGTATGTTTGCTTGGTGGAAAAGGGATTGCTGAAAGCCAGGTTAAAATAGGTAGTTTCCTAGTTTGGACAAGAATATAATAAAGAGGTAAAACTTATGATGACATAAGCACCCACtttgtattttaattttatttttacggcaagcttttatttataaattttattattttattattgatttatattataactaggttttgagcccgtgcgttgcacggctatTCAAAAACCGTTTTAAATGAGTCAGTTATTTTACGACGCTTGATGTTCATTTTCAGAACCAATAGTTTGATATGAAGTTGATTTTGATTTTTCCAAACATCTTTTACTTTTTCAAGCGTTAAAAAAGGAATGTGGTTAAAGTTTAAACCCGTTTCAATTTATATACGGAGTAGTTATTAATTAATTTCATCtaagtaataatattaaattaataaatattatttagctCCTTAATTTTTGGATAATTATGAAAGAGACATGTGGATTTTACACTTATCACAATTAGCTACAATTAAGGTGCTAATGACATGTCATGTTTTTTAAACTctcttttatataaatatatagataataataatataataattaattaataaattaacttAAAAATTTTCTAATGACTTTCGCTAAAATTTATAATTGTCTTGTAGGCTTTGACAAGTGCTACTTTAAATTTATCATATAATCATTATACTTTATCCGTATCATTTTAATTGTCTACTTtactattttaattttttttaaatgtcTCCTATTTGAAGTAAAAAGTTAAAATCATTAaatttcttattttattttatttattattgttaatcaTTTAATCTTAATAACTTTCAATCAGAGTTCCTTTAAATACATGAACAAAATTGATAATTCATCGATCTATCATAAATTTAAACATTTTGTTTGGGGACAATTATTAATTTATCAGGGATCAACGGAGTATACAATAAAATTTATGAACATTAGCTACAACCAAATAATTATCGTTAGTAAAACCTTTTAAATTAATAAGTAAATTCTCTTTcgtatatattatattacatattataaaataTGTACGTAGTACTTAGTATTAGATATTGTTAAAACAATACATTTCTCATTTTTCAGTTTTTGTTATCttttattaattgtttaatacttaAAAAAGTTTAAAAAATGGTTTTTATGTTACTTAAATTAATAATCGAAGGAGGCCGAGTGTTTATGCGATCTAACTAGATATTGTCAAGGTGACATAAGCAATGAGGTCCAATCTTACCAGTTTTAGTTAGTTGTTTTCATATATATGCGAATATTTTTGATaagtaaattaaataaaatatatagttaGTTGAaaataataaatactccgtaatgtgTAATTAattgataaataaaatttaatatatatacttgaaatTGAAGCGGTACATATGGGATAGTATACAGTCGAAGCACATGCAACTAAAAATGTAGATAAATGGTGGCATGTTACTACTAAACAAATATAGCTGATACGGTCTCATTAACTGTTATTCCGAATTTGTTATAGAATTTCGTACGTAATTAATTTTGTTTATTCATCTGCTTACGCAATCAATGTTACAGTAACTTATGTTCCATTTTCATGCTATACGTTAATTAACTGGATTATTTTCTACTAATTATGTGTCCATAATAAAATTACCATAtaatgttatttacgcatttttcaAGTAGTAACACTCTTCTTATTCCATTGTATAGAGGAATTGTTAAGGATCTTAGAATCGTTTGTGTCTCGATCTAGTGAGAAAAACACTAAAACGAGGATCAATCGAATAACGAGTTGTATCGGGGCCGAATTAGTCAAACGTAGGCCAAGAACTAGATTAGAACGACTCCTAACAGTGTTATTCGGTGGGTATTGGGTGTACGTAGGGAACGATTGGAACGAAAGTATACGGCTTAGGGTTAAAGGAAATGAGTAACCTCACAAAGAAGGCCTAAACCCGTATATATACCGTCACCAAACACAGTTGGTCGACTGTCTGAGATAGTTGGTCAACTGTGTGTattcagtcggtcgactgagttgACTCAGTCGGTCGACCGTGTCGACATATTAACTATTGATATGATATAAAACGTTAacgcacacacatataaagttcaaCAAGTACAATATTAATCGTTATTAAATGATTGAATGTAAACATAAAAATACATAGAATTAGGGATTACAAATATATGCACAAACACATTGACTTTTTGTATATCTTTCTATTAATCAATTACTTAATTAATAAATTACATTGAATCATTAAAAAACCATAATGGTGACGTTGAATGTGTTAAAAAGAGGGTTATATGTGTATGTCAACAAGTTAAGGGGTAAACAACGTAAAATATTACTCTTTTCGTCTCAACTTAATAGTATACAGGAAAAAAACACATAATTTAAGAAAATCACTTATACTTTTTGTGTACTTTCAAGTTTTACCTCTTATTTTTACTTATATTTTTTTGTCTAACTTTAATAAAGTAAGGACATAAAGAACTTTAATCAATTATTCCTATATATTTATAGAATTGAATTATTAATTTTGAGACAGTCAAAAAAGAAAAGATAGACCATTAAGTTGAGACTGAGGAAGTAATTCTTACAACTAATTACTACACTATTTAACAATCTAAGAATTGTCATTTTCTCTCCTTAAGTTTTAAATTAATAACGTGTGTAGGTTAAATAGATACGTGTTTTATGACTGAACAATTAAAATATACCAATCTGACCTTGTTATCTAGCTAGGCACTTGAAGACATATATGAAAATTCATATTTTTACGAATTAAGTTATTAAAAGAATGTCTTTTTTGATTAATAAGTCAAAAACAaacatttatttaataaataagataCTGACTGATCGAAGTTACATATATATTAAgtcaaaaataaatataactttataTCGTAATTCTATATTAACAGTGTCGTTGACGTGACAAATGTAGCGATAAGGATATTTTTTTTAATGCGTTTGTAGTTGACAATGACGTGACAAATGTATTGAAAACATGAAGATTATGAGGTGAAGTTTTtaatttcttttttatttttattctagtagaaattattttattatttattatatttaattagttAAATAAAATTTAAGTaattaataaaagttgtatttgttcGGGTTGTTGTTATTTTTTGGGTTTGTTTCTATTTAGTTGGTTGTTGAACCCAAATTATCGTTAATGATGTTAAATTTGTTGTTGCATTTTTTGATTgattttttttaacggccaaagaaTCAATTATATAAAAAATAACAAAACGCTCTCTAGCAAGGCGCTAAGAGAGAATTACAAAGGCATATCGAGCCACAAGTTCCAATTTGAAACTAGATGACCCCTATTTAATATCCAACGAAAAGTAAGTAATCTAATGACATCAAAAAGACTACTAGAACGACAAAAAGGACTATCAAAGACCACACCATTACGAAATCTCCAAATAGCCCAAAGTAACGTGCATACAATCGCCACGATCCGGTTCTTGCTCGAAGACGGTAAACGGATCCCTTCAACCCAAGAATAAAACGAGTCCCACGAATCGAAAATAGGCATGTCACAATTTAACCAAACCCGAACCATACGCCACAACTCAACAACCATCGAACATTCGAAAAAGAGATGATCACGGGATTCAACACCATTATTGCAAATAGGGCACACAATTGAATTTAACTCTATACCTTTTGCGGAGAGGTTCCAACGAACGGGAAGAGCATCGAGTCTAAAACCCCATAAGAAGATGTTAATTTTTCTCGGTAAGAATTTAAACCATAAAGTGTCGGAATGTAAATTTGGAAGCATGTAACGATCAATAGCCAATCGAACACCTTTGACAGTGAATAAGCCATCATTACTAACAGTACATATCCATTTATCCGAACGATTAGAAACTTGAATATTGCCGATCACGTTCCTAGGCTCGTTCATTAATTGCTCGTTTCGGCTACCAATATCAACCCTGGACCAAGACCATTTCCAATCATTATCATCCCACTTATCAGCAACCAAGTCGTCTTTATTGGTTTCTAAATGAAACAAACGATTAAACCGAGAAGAAAGTGGTGAATTATCACACCAAATGTCATGCTAAAACCGGACATCTCTCCCGTTACCAATATCCAAACGAAATAAATTATCAGGCACCATACTATCGTTAACAGCTTTCAAACAAGCCGTAACAATATTGGACCACATAGAGGTCCCATGACCTGAAACAATGCTGAATGAAGTCCCGTGGATCGCTTTAATAACTTTCAGCCATAAATCATTCGGTTTATTAACGTACCTCCACCACCATTTGATAACCAGATTTTAGAAAAGCGGTAAAATTAAGTATAAGTCGACTTGGGGTTGAGGAAGACGATTCGGGGTAGTTAGTTTGTTACTGAATAATTCATATAGTAGGACCATTTTTAAGTGatgttttataaaaataagtagagGAATTATAAAATGTGGAAGAAGGAATTGAGTTGGTTGTGTTTAAAAAAGTGTTGAGATGTGTTGTTTATATAGTTGAAAAAAGGTTGTTTAAAACTATtactatataaataattatttttatttattattttataccgCTGCAACTATCTATTTTTTTTGAAcatttaaaatatattaaaaacacaACAACCCCCTAGTAAGACACTAGGGAGAGGGCCCGAAAATTACAAAGGCTTAATAAGCCATGAGAATGTGTACTATTCATAGTGGCAAACATGTAAATACTCTCAACTTTGgggtattatttatattattatcggTTTAATTTGAAATTTTGATTAATCATAGCTTGCCACGTGTATAACACACTAGAAACTACATTCATGCCACCATTATTTTTGAAAGGCAATAACTTTATATTAAAAAAcaaaactagcaagaagctagtaaTTACAACATTTCTAAAAGATACAAACAAACTAAGAATTGGCCAGTTAGCCAAATCAACACCACACATCACCACATAAGGGCAAGCACCAGGTTAGAAATCATGTAAACGGATGAAAAACCAACCACGACCAACACCACGATAACGATAATTAAGACGACCCCGTTGAAACCATGAAGACAAACAGTTTCGATCACACAATCTAACCAAGTGGTGGCAACGTGGAATGGAGAAATGTTAAGCGGGAAAGAATATATGATCAGAAAATCACAATCAAAATTCACGGCTTCAACTCCAATCTACTGAATTAATAGGAAACCATGATTCAATAAGAAATCAAAATCGTGAAGATCACCGTACCAAACCAATCATCAAAATAACTCAATACCATCAATCTAATTTCACGAACATAAACCTAAAAACAGATCATGCACTTTTGATATAATCATAACAATCTCACACACTAATCTGCCTACctcttttattttttaattttttttcctatTTATTGGCCGGAGGTTCACTCGAAAGctatctctctatccgtcgaattggaaaagggatgactttctctacttttgagagtgtttccactctgggtggagaaatgacttgtctttattctcgaataggggaaggattgtctacatctcacctcccccatacaccatctATGTgatatttgtgacgatcgctccaaatccacttggacgaacacgtcattaatCGATTtaattgcgaggtttttgacctctatatgatacgttttgtaaacattgcattcttttgaaaaggcacaccataaatgaatatttaaatcaaaggttttcgacatctgatgatttctacatatagacgatcactgtaaataatagtttacaataatacttccgttgataatgcattcAAAataaatacatggtgatgattttgtgaatgcaacgtttccttgaaaaatatgccatgtaagactccatgcgcatagcttgtctaacatataagcaaacagcggaagatttctagggaacctgagaataaacatgctaacaagtgtcaacacaaatgttggtgagttcatagttttaatgtatcgtataatctgtatataaaggtggatcacaagatttcagttgttttatccagaaacgtttatcaaaatattctacgaaattgagcaccctggtaactaaacttaacgtatatataatttgtaccctttgtataatcatcttaataatacacgcaaaccaacgtgtacgcttctcaaatagcatacgtccgttaaaaagctagcgctctagctcgaacgtggatatcaagccctatggattcatatactactaccgcgcccaccagttcttataactggcagttactagttaccaaagctaagagattttcggtttaaactcagtgtagaatttagaatgtacttgtatccatcgcgtttaaaataaattgcatgtattctcagtccaaaaatatagattgcaaaagcaattaaaaagggagcaaatgaaactcaccttagcagcatataaagtcgttcaccgaaatgtgaccgaaacttggaataccaaataaccgtagatcgcaacctagagaacatatgttggtcaataactgtctatcaagctagatcaggtcatagtgtatcacaatcctaatgctcgaggccaatatacaaaagttatcaaaagttgtttcaaaaagtcaatctgactcaatactatagttgaatgatcatggcaatcgaaacattttaacatttcacatagtttcccaatgcTTGTAAAATTagagtatagtttttataaggctttaaaatatgataaaacagtcagttttgacaattgttcaacaaaacgagacgtgccttatatagaaattcatttactcaattagtaatatttgaaaatccaatttatcaatcttataaacaagttgtttaaatatcaattgcagattcaaaagcaattcaatcaatgtcaatcataattcagttgaccatatctttaaattcgttcatcgaaattacgcgatttctaaatgaaaaattattgatttttcgccagctttccaacgacgtgCATATCATAtactgtgacgaccccgtcaaaacacttaacagatccatcagttggtcccacagcttgatcggacttaaataaattaagtaaacaaagttgcattcttttatttcgaaagtttcccaaaaaggaaacaaaccaaaatatgtagtttcaaaacaaccaaccatagtaataaaccaaaagttgacacaaaaccttgccaaaaAGCCCACAAGTTTtttttatccaaaaatagaattcaagcttaagtttcataaatcgtttcataaaatctgcccaaatgcatgcagactcttctaaacacagcggaagcatcacaaaactcaagtacctgtgaaaacatgcaagtaaactgtcaacacaaaggttgagtgaattataggtttaaataataagtaaactttagaccacaagatttaaaaaaaatgttagaaaacattaaacattactccattatcaatgagccacctggtaatcacttaaccctttatttacccttgccaaacacaatagaaatatacacttggacagtgtatctacaacaaattacgaagtactaaacattccaattataaattgctagcgcgactagctcgaaatggggttgtcaaacccgatagatctatccataggattcgcgttcaccggtagaaaccaatgattacagttaccagactagggaatatttttgtccaactcacaatgaataattaaatttaactgttacttgtgtctaaacgtaaataaaaatgcatgtaatcacatcccaaaaatatactttgataagtatgtaaaaacgggactataactcaccttaaaagcaactgaagaaaccacacaacaagcgaacaacaaatagagtaaagtgatcaggaatgatcacaacgccgacctataaataaagcaggtcgatataaataactaacttaggtcaagtcttagtatgatagctattgtacatgttgcaagtagacatagaacaatactcggcaagcatcggtttgactggaacagcgtacggacacatactttctatttatagaaagtttctatttttagcaggttttcatttttggaaagtttctatttttggaaagtttatatttttggaaagtttccaaatttagaaagttctatttttagaaagtttttaagttaggaaagtttccttatttagaaagtcaacaaaagtcaactgaaagtcaaagtcaactaatagtcaacttaaaagtcaaccttggtcaaacatagtcaacattaatttgaaaagtgtaaattataataataacataagttataatgtttattaaagttaaaagtgtataattaagtcataacataagtttaattaaataaaataaattattaaagttaatataagttgaagtgatataattaatatatcataagtatttaattaattaattaa from Rutidosis leptorrhynchoides isolate AG116_Rl617_1_P2 chromosome 9, CSIRO_AGI_Rlap_v1, whole genome shotgun sequence harbors:
- the LOC139869247 gene encoding cyclin-dependent protein kinase inhibitor SMR3-like — protein: MSTDLQLRHDLLPIRLASLKIKVPETQISESLSEDSCTLQLDEDDETCHTPTSSKNRIPSIVICPGAPKKPKQSVSGCKRKVSEFDFVEFLAREEIDMFFRSSFELINQKNKRRCSNSSNNL